The sequence TTAGGAGCAGTAAAAGTGTAAGTTCTGCCTCCAATATCTGTTACTGACTGATCTTTATAAATGAGATTGGTGATGTCTTTGTAGAACACTCCTGCGGTAATCAGATCCAGTTTTCCAAAATAATTCTCGAACATAAGATCAAAGTTGTTGGAAAATGTAGGATCAAGTTTAGTATTTCCCTGAGTGATGGTGTTGGTGATATCATTAACGATGGTTCCGGGATTCAGGTCATTGAAATCAGGTCTTGCAAAAGAACGGGTGTAAGCTAGTCTTAGAATCCGATCATTGCTGATATTCCATTTCAAATTAACCATAGGAAGCACTACATTGTAGGTTTTACTGTCTTTAATATCTTCCGTTTTATTATCCTTGTCTGAAACTACTTTTTTACCCCAGAATGTAATGTCATTATATTCATTTCTGAAACCTCCCAATACCTGAAGCTGATTGGTCACTTTCCAGGTTCCCATCATATAAGCTGCCCATACATTTTCAGTTCCTCGGTAAGAACTCGTGATATTGGAACTACTGTCTTTGCTACTTACTTGCATCAGTCCTAAACTATTCTGTGTCGCGGGATTGTACATCTGATCGATCTGTCCGTTGGTAATCTGATTAATAATAGCTGAGTTATAAGGACTTCCAAGAGGATTCATGAAACCACCTCTGTAAGGAAAAGCTTCACGTTCAAGTTGATTGATATAAGTTACAGGAGTTCCGGGAATTCCAAGAGAGGATTTAGGCATCCATACCAGTAAAGAACTGTCTACATTTTTGTTCTTATTGTTGTATTTTGTTCCAAATTTAAGCTCAAAATTATCGGATACTTTATACTTTAAATCTACCTGTCCTCTAAGATCTGTTTCGCTGTTGTGGTTCTTACTGAGGATGATTTGGTTTAATCTTAATTGATCTGCTGCTATAGTCTGTTGGTTATAAGGTAAAGTGAAGCTTCCGGTATCTCCAACACCTTCTGGAGCATCCATTGCCAGATATTTTCTTCCATCTGCAGAAAGGTTTCCGTAGGTCATAGGTTGTATAAAATTGACCATAGGATAACCTCTTTCATTTTTGTCCAGATTTTCCGGAGAATTGAATCTGAACTCTGAACGTGCTTTGGATAAGGACCAGTTTACTTCCAGACGCTGTCCTACCTGATGATTTCCACCCAGTTGCATAGAATACAGATCGGTAAGGTAATCCGCATGGCGTGCTTGAAGCGTTACATTTTTATTGTCAAAATTAAAATAGGTTTCCCTTACAGATTGACCATCTTTATATTGGCTGTATAAGCCTTTAAAATAGAGTTTATTCCTGCTGTTTATTTCATAATCCAATCCCATATTAAATCCGAGTGTTCTCCGGTTGGCTAAATAATCGCGAACCTGCAGCTGATTGATAGAGTAGGAGGCTGTTTTATCTTTCAGTCCGTAGTTAAAAATATTTCTCATTTGATCTATAGCGGTAGAGCGCTCCCAGATCACAGCAGAAGAGATAAATTTCAGTTTATTGGTAATCTTGTTTCCGTAGACAATAGAGGAATTATACGTTGGCGATTTTGACATATTAACATACCCGGAAGACATACTGATCGCTAGAATTTCCTTATTGGGAGAGGTTTTGGTAATGAAATCTACATTTCCGCCAATAGCATCTCCATCCAAATCCGGAGTTAAAGCTTTAGATAAGCGAACATTCTGAATAAGTTCTGATGGGAAAATATCCATTTGCACCCCGCGATTGGCATTATCTCCGCTCGCACTAGGCATTCTGTTGCCATTTAAAGTAGAAGCTGTCCATTGTATAGGTGTTCCCCTTACAGCCACAAAGCGTCCTTCCCCCATATCACGCTCAATGGATACTCCCTGCATCCTTTGTACGGCATCTGCTGCATTACGATCCGGAAGTTTTCCAATGGCATCAGCAGAAAGAACTTCCGTGATGGTATTAGAATTTTTCTTCATCGTGATGGCTCTGGCTTGCGAGGCTTTGTAAACACTGGTAACCACTACTTCCTGAATACTGTTTTCCTTAAGTCTGGCTCCGAATTTAACCAATCCAAGATCAACTTCCTTTTTGTCTGCTACGTTAAAAGGAATGTAAACGGTATCATATCCTTTGTATTCTACAACAAGGTTGTAGTTGCCATCATGAATATTATTCAGAACAAAAGATCCATCAGTATTGGAGGTAACCTTTTGACTGCTATTCTCAATATATACCAAGGCATTGGGTAGGTTTCCCTGGCTGTCTACTACAGTTCCGTGAACTGAGGTTTGTGCAAAGGCGAAAGGGCCCAAAAGAAAAAATGCTGCTTTTGTTAGAAAAAGACTTTCTCGTGACATCTTAGTGAAATTTTATGCAAAGATGCCCGCTCGCCAAACAGTTTTAGTTCATTTAAATTTCAGACTACTATTTCTGTTGAGTTCGAGGTGAACTGTTTTGTAAATCAATAGGTTACTAATATTAAATAATTGTAACTTAATGGATGAGCTGAGAAGGCAGACAATCAAATTCTTTCTTAAAATATTTATAAAAAGTTGATTTGGACTTAAAGCCACATTGAAATGCAAGATCAATGACACTTGCAGAAGGATCTTCCGATAAAATCTGTTTAAAATGTTGGATACGGTTTCTGTTGGTATATTCGTGGAAGTTGGTATTGAGGTGTTTATTAAAGGTAATACTTAAATCGGATTTGCTTATTTTTAAATGGCTGGAAAGCTGATCGAGAGTAAACTCTTCATCAAGATACTCGTTACTTTCCTTATAAAAGGTAACAACGGCATTTTGTACTGTCTCAAAATCTATTTTTGAAAGGTCCTTATACAGATAGGTTTCTTTAGGAGCAGAAAAATGAGATCTATTCTGTTGTTCCAAAATTCTGTGCTGGTACGTTAAAATATAAACATACAAAATCCATCCAAATTGGAAAAGGAATAGTAAACTGTATATCTTCTGATAGATCAGTGTATCCCAGCCCAGTTGATAAACCGTCCAAAAAATTAATACTCCCATTAATACATAATAAACCAGATAACGAAAATTACTGGCTACTGGATGAGTAATGTTTTTACGGTATTTGGTCAGGAAATAAATACAGGTAGCAAGACATGCCAACCAATAATAGCTATAGTATGCAAAATAAACCTGGTAGGATTTTATGGCCATATCCGCCCAGGATAAATCAAAGATTTTTGCTGTCAAAGCAATGGCATGATGAACAACCACTAATGTGAGTGGAGCGATGAGGTATTTAAGTCGGTCTCTCCATTTTGCATGAATTAAGTAGGTGGTAATATATAGAAAAATGAGTCCTTTAAACACGCGTAGACTTCCAGGAATTTCATACAGAACAGATTCATAGCCGAATCTTTGAATAATGAAATATTCATAGCCCATATCCAATGCTACCACGCCGATATACAATAACAACATATTCAGAACAGATTCCCTGTTTTTAATGAGATAGAGTAATAGAGTGAGGGTGATAAGTGCCTGTAGTACAACTACCATAATGATGTATAACATGATAACTGATATTTTGTCAAAATTATAGATAATATGAGCATGGTATCTTTAACAAATTATTAAATATCAATCAGAAAACGAATGGAATAGGATTTTTGTAAATCGAATAGTTATTATTACTTTAGTATTTAAAGCAAAATTTAATGTCAAAAAATAAATATATTCTATTATCAATAGTGAAAACCTGGTTGATCTCAACGGTCATTTCAATGATTCTTCTCATTGTATTTATGACATTAACCAGAGAACATGTGAGAGAGCATCCAAGAAATTGCGATATGAGTGGGCTGGTGTACGGAATTACTATATTTTGGATATTGTTCATGAGTATAATATCATTCAGCAGCTTATTATCCCTTTTGCAACCATTTCAGTCTAAGGTAAAATCAGGTTTATGCTGGTTTTTCTTTCCGATACTTTCTCTTGGATATTATTTCTTTCAGATAGGAGAGCCAAAAATTAATGGGGAGATGATTTTGCTTTTTTTAATAATGAATTTGCCCTGGTTTACACTTTGGATATTTTATTATTCTAAATTCAGAACTCTTTACTTTAATCAGAAAAGTCACTAATAAGATAATAGGGTGCTTACTTCTCATTTGTATCATTGAGAGATAAGACGAGATAAAAAAAATTACTGTCTGATAGGACAGTAATAGTAAAAATCAGTGATAGGGTGGTTTGATCAGTTTGTAATTTAAAGCAGAGATTTATGCTGTTTAAAAGGCTGATCGTTGATGTTGCTTTTGATTCGGTCAATTATTTAATATTTAGTCTGAATTAGGTGTCATTGTCTGAGTTATTTTACGATAAAAACTTGACGAATCAACTTTGTTTGGACCGAATTTTTGGCAACTTCTATATCATGGTTATTGATGACATGTTGGATTGCTTTTTCTGATTGCTTGTATACTGTATTTCAGAATCCATCCTAATGATGGTATTTCTGAAAAAGGTACAACCATGCAAATCGTTTGCAAATCTATATCACAGCATTTTGAGAATTGCTACACTTTTGTGTAGATTTGTAGTATAAAAGCTAAAAACTATCCTTTAGTGTAGTAGTGAGAAAAGCTTTTAAAAAATATGGAACAGATTAAAAGATTTTTTAACGAAAAAAATGAGGTCAGTAAAGATGCTGACATTGATTTCAGTCAGGACGCGGATTATCTTGAGGCTGTAAAAGCACTTGCCAGAACCACCTATCAAAGTCTGTATGTTATCAATTATCAAACCAGAGGATTTGAATATGTTTCGGAAAATCCTCTTTTTTTGTGTGGTAAAACCTCAGAAGAAGTAAAGAATCTTGGCTATGCATTCTATTTTCAGAATGTGAAACCGGAGGACGTAGAAATGCTGATTAAAATCAATGAAGCAGGATTTAAATTTTATGATAAGATTCCGATAGAGGATAGGAAGCTATATTCTATTTCCTATGACTTCAATCTTATCAATAGTAAAAAGAATATGATTCTGGTTAATCATAAGCTTGCCCCTATGTTTCTTACTGAAGATGGGCAGGTTTGGAAAGCTTTATGCGCTGTTTCCCTTTCTAATAATACTTCTTCCGGGAATGTAGTCCTTAGTAAGGAAGGCTCTGATGAAATTTGGAAATACGATCTTACAGCAGATAAATGGGAGAAAAGTGAAAAGATAAAATTATCTTCGAGAGAATATGAAATCTTAAGCTTGTATACCAGTGGCCATACAATCAGTGAAATTGCAGATAAACTTTTTATTACGGCAGATACTGTGAAATTTCATCGCAAAAAACTTTTTGAAAAAATTGGAGTAAGCAATATTGCAGAGGCTTTATCCTATGCTAAAACCAATAAGCTGCTTTAAAAAAATCTTGAATCACCGTTTTTTTACGGTATTTTTCATAATGTCTTTTAGGATTCAATTTTAGGTCTGATATTTGTACTGGGTAGCCAAACTAAATGACCTATTTTATTTATGAAGAACATATCTGTGAAAAAATCATTTCTATACGCCTGTTTATGCGCGCTATTCCTTGTTTCCTGTAAAAAAGAAATAGAAAAGATCAGCGATACTTTTAAAGATACTGTTTCTGCTTCCGAAACTCCGGAAACAGAAAAAGACTCTATAAAGAAAGATTCGGTGCCTGTGGTTAAAAAAGAATCAGCTCCTCCCATGATGCAGGAGAACGGTTTTTATAATGCCTTCGTCCTTCCAAAAGATAAAAAAATGCGGGATTCTGTATATGCAGCATTCAGTAAAAAGTATAACGAGAAGGAACGTACCGCAATTTTAGCATTAAACAGACTAGACTCTAAAAGCAAATGGAATGCTGATACCTTAGTTGTTCCAGCTAAAATAGATACCACTTTGATGGCGTATTCTCCGTTTC is a genomic window of Chryseobacterium nakagawai containing:
- a CDS encoding TonB-dependent receptor, with the protein product MSRESLFLTKAAFFLLGPFAFAQTSVHGTVVDSQGNLPNALVYIENSSQKVTSNTDGSFVLNNIHDGNYNLVVEYKGYDTVYIPFNVADKKEVDLGLVKFGARLKENSIQEVVVTSVYKASQARAITMKKNSNTITEVLSADAIGKLPDRNAADAVQRMQGVSIERDMGEGRFVAVRGTPIQWTASTLNGNRMPSASGDNANRGVQMDIFPSELIQNVRLSKALTPDLDGDAIGGNVDFITKTSPNKEILAISMSSGYVNMSKSPTYNSSIVYGNKITNKLKFISSAVIWERSTAIDQMRNIFNYGLKDKTASYSINQLQVRDYLANRRTLGFNMGLDYEINSRNKLYFKGLYSQYKDGQSVRETYFNFDNKNVTLQARHADYLTDLYSMQLGGNHQVGQRLEVNWSLSKARSEFRFNSPENLDKNERGYPMVNFIQPMTYGNLSADGRKYLAMDAPEGVGDTGSFTLPYNQQTIAADQLRLNQIILSKNHNSETDLRGQVDLKYKVSDNFELKFGTKYNNKNKNVDSSLLVWMPKSSLGIPGTPVTYINQLEREAFPYRGGFMNPLGSPYNSAIINQITNGQIDQMYNPATQNSLGLMQVSSKDSSSNITSSYRGTENVWAAYMMGTWKVTNQLQVLGGFRNEYNDITFWGKKVVSDKDNKTEDIKDSKTYNVVLPMVNLKWNISNDRILRLAYTRSFARPDFNDLNPGTIVNDITNTITQGNTKLDPTFSNNFDLMFENYFGKLDLITAGVFYKDITNLIYKDQSVTDIGGRTYTFTAPKNLEGATLFGFEFGISKRFENLPGFLKNLGFEGNYTYISSRMNMPIYENGQQTGTMSTTIPNQAKHIFNTILFYETSKLMLRIAGNYKGNYVSEIRAAAGADHYQYFDKNFTIDLSTSYSISKKVRLFLELNNIFNEPNRYYMGTKDRVENISYSGMRGQIGFTYNF
- a CDS encoding helix-turn-helix transcriptional regulator; this translates as MLYIIMVVVLQALITLTLLLYLIKNRESVLNMLLLYIGVVALDMGYEYFIIQRFGYESVLYEIPGSLRVFKGLIFLYITTYLIHAKWRDRLKYLIAPLTLVVVHHAIALTAKIFDLSWADMAIKSYQVYFAYYSYYWLACLATCIYFLTKYRKNITHPVASNFRYLVYYVLMGVLIFWTVYQLGWDTLIYQKIYSLLFLFQFGWILYVYILTYQHRILEQQNRSHFSAPKETYLYKDLSKIDFETVQNAVVTFYKESNEYLDEEFTLDQLSSHLKISKSDLSITFNKHLNTNFHEYTNRNRIQHFKQILSEDPSASVIDLAFQCGFKSKSTFYKYFKKEFDCLPSQLIH
- a CDS encoding response regulator transcription factor, with amino-acid sequence MEQIKRFFNEKNEVSKDADIDFSQDADYLEAVKALARTTYQSLYVINYQTRGFEYVSENPLFLCGKTSEEVKNLGYAFYFQNVKPEDVEMLIKINEAGFKFYDKIPIEDRKLYSISYDFNLINSKKNMILVNHKLAPMFLTEDGQVWKALCAVSLSNNTSSGNVVLSKEGSDEIWKYDLTADKWEKSEKIKLSSREYEILSLYTSGHTISEIADKLFITADTVKFHRKKLFEKIGVSNIAEALSYAKTNKLL